A genomic segment from Syntrophotalea acetylenivorans encodes:
- a CDS encoding IS3 family transposase (programmed frameshift): MSSKRYTEEFKIEAVKQITERGYSVYDVAQRLGVTTHSLYAWRKKYASGPQHDPSLDQDAEIKRLRAELKRVTEERDIPKKGHRILRQRVPVRYAFIRAHLGQFAIRNLCRMMQVHRSGYYAWIKQPKSGWQKDDERLSGLIKQLWLESGCVYGYRKAYKDLREIGETCGPNRVARLMKQAGLKAQVGYNKPRHKGGKVSVLADNHLNQDFDVQQPNQAWATDITYIRTYEGWLFLAVVIDLFSRQVVGWSMQPKMQVDLVLNALLMAVWRRKPKNPVLVHSDQGTQYTSSDWQNFLKTQNLLCSMSRRGNCYDNAVAESFFQLLKRERIRRKTYKDREEARRDIFNYIEMFYNPVRRHGYNDNLSPMEFERRHFSKTQSV, from the exons ATGAGCAGCAAGCGTTACACCGAAGAGTTCAAGATCGAAGCCGTCAAGCAAATCACCGAGCGCGGCTACTCCGTTTACGATGTCGCTCAGCGTCTGGGAGTGACCACCCACAGCCTATATGCCTGGCGCAAGAAATACGCTTCAGGTCCCCAGCACGACCCGAGTCTCGACCAGGATGCCGAGATCAAGCGGCTTCGTGCCGAACTGAAACGGGTTACCGAAGAGCGAGATATTC CTAAAAAAGGCCACCGCATACTTCGCCAAAGAGTCCCGGTGAGGTATGCCTTTATCCGGGCACACCTAGGGCAGTTCGCTATTCGCAACCTGTGCCGGATGATGCAGGTTCACCGCAGCGGCTACTACGCCTGGATCAAGCAACCCAAGTCGGGCTGGCAGAAGGACGACGAGAGGTTGTCGGGACTCATCAAACAACTCTGGCTGGAGAGTGGCTGTGTCTATGGTTATCGCAAGGCCTATAAAGATCTGCGTGAAATCGGCGAGACCTGTGGTCCGAACCGGGTGGCCCGCCTGATGAAACAGGCCGGGTTGAAAGCCCAGGTAGGCTACAACAAGCCCCGGCATAAAGGCGGTAAGGTCTCTGTCTTGGCCGACAACCATCTCAATCAGGACTTCGATGTCCAACAACCCAATCAGGCCTGGGCCACCGACATCACCTATATTCGCACCTATGAAGGGTGGTTGTTCCTGGCCGTCGTCATAGACCTGTTTTCCCGTCAGGTCGTGGGCTGGTCAATGCAACCCAAGATGCAGGTCGATCTCGTACTCAACGCGTTGCTCATGGCGGTGTGGCGGCGCAAACCAAAGAACCCGGTGTTGGTCCACTCCGACCAAGGAACCCAGTACACGAGTAGCGACTGGCAGAATTTCCTAAAGACGCAAAATCTGCTGTGCAGCATGAGCCGCCGTGGTAATTGCTACGACAACGCTGTCGCCGAGAGCTTCTTCCAACTCTTAAAACGAGAGCGAATCAGACGCAAGACCTACAAGGACCGAGAAGAGGCCCGGCGCGATATCTTCAACTACATCGAAATGTTCTACAACCCGGTTCGCCGTCACGGTTACAATGACAACCTGTCGCCAATGGAGTTCGAAAGGCGCCATTTCAGCAAAACCCAGAGTGTCTAG
- a CDS encoding polysaccharide deacetylase family protein, whose protein sequence is MSIKTRLTLELAKRVLPKERFAVNLRERKVSKNAAPVYLTFDDGPHPDFTPRLLDEITKLKAKATFFVLGKRAQLYPNLVRRILAEGHSVGTHTWSHWSARKVSVATWIKDVQCARHEVEDITGKPCKLFRPPYGELTPLSLLALMREGIRTIHWSQDTKDFACTSKSKFCQWFADNTPTPGTIVLMHDLTALTHENLLEGCSHWQENTEFLSIPE, encoded by the coding sequence ATGTCTATTAAAACTCGCCTAACGTTAGAGCTTGCGAAGAGGGTGCTCCCGAAAGAGCGGTTTGCGGTAAACTTGAGGGAAAGAAAAGTAAGCAAGAATGCCGCGCCGGTATATCTTACCTTCGACGATGGTCCTCATCCTGATTTCACACCGAGGCTTCTTGACGAGATTACTAAATTAAAAGCCAAGGCAACTTTTTTTGTTCTTGGGAAACGGGCACAACTTTACCCGAATTTAGTTCGCCGTATACTCGCTGAAGGGCATTCGGTTGGAACTCACACCTGGAGCCACTGGAGTGCACGGAAGGTGTCTGTCGCAACTTGGATCAAAGACGTACAATGCGCTCGTCATGAAGTGGAAGACATCACAGGGAAACCGTGCAAGCTTTTCCGCCCCCCCTACGGCGAACTAACGCCATTATCTCTTCTTGCTCTTATGCGAGAAGGTATCCGCACCATTCACTGGTCACAAGATACAAAGGATTTTGCCTGTACCTCTAAATCAAAGTTCTGTCAGTGGTTTGCTGACAACACACCTACGCCTGGCACAATCGTTCTTATGCATGACCTGACCGCCCTAACGCACGAAAACTTACTCGAAGGTTGCTCACATTGGCAGGAAAACACCGAGTTTTTGTCAATCCCGGAGTAA
- a CDS encoding IS3 family transposase (programmed frameshift) — MSSKRYTEEFKIEAVKQITERGYSVYDVAQRLGVTTHSLYAWRKKYASGPQHDPSLDQDAEIKRLRAELKRVTEERDIFKKGHRILRQRVPVRYAFIRAHLGQFAIRNLCRMMQVHRSGYYAWIKQPKSGRQKDDERLSGLIKQLWLESGCVYGYRKVYKDLREIGETCGPNRVARLMKQAGLKAQVGYNKPRHKGGKVSVLADNHLNQDFDVQQPNQAWATDITYIRTYEGWLFLAVVIDLFSRQVVGWSMQPKMQVDLVLNALLMAVWRRKPKNPVLVHSDQGTQYTSSDWQNFLKTQNLLCSMSRRGNCYDNAVAESFFQLLKRERIRRKTYKDREEARRDIFNYIEMFYNPVRRHGYNDNLSPMEFERRHFSKTQSV, encoded by the exons ATGAGCAGCAAGCGTTACACTGAAGAGTTCAAGATCGAAGCCGTCAAGCAAATCACCGAGCGCGGCTACTCCGTTTACGATGTCGCTCAGCGTCTGGGAGTGACCACCCACAGCCTATATGCCTGGCGCAAGAAATACGCTTCAGGTCCCCAGCACGACCCGAGTCTCGACCAGGATGCCGAGATCAAGCGGCTTCGTGCCGAACTGAAACGGGTTACCGAAGAGCGAGATATTT TTAAAAAAGGCCACCGCATACTTCGCCAAAGAGTCCCGGTGAGGTATGCCTTTATCCGGGCACACCTAGGGCAGTTCGCTATTCGCAACCTGTGCCGGATGATGCAGGTTCACCGCAGCGGCTACTACGCCTGGATCAAGCAACCCAAGTCGGGCCGGCAGAAGGACGACGAGAGGTTGTCGGGACTCATCAAACAACTCTGGCTGGAGAGTGGCTGTGTCTATGGTTATCGCAAGGTCTATAAAGATCTGCGTGAAATCGGCGAGACCTGTGGTCCGAACCGGGTGGCCCGCCTGATGAAACAGGCCGGGCTGAAAGCCCAGGTAGGCTACAACAAGCCCCGGCATAAAGGCGGTAAGGTTTCTGTCTTGGCCGACAACCATCTCAATCAGGACTTCGATGTCCAACAACCCAATCAGGCCTGGGCCACCGACATCACCTATATTCGCACCTATGAAGGGTGGTTGTTCCTGGCCGTCGTCATAGACCTGTTTTCCCGTCAGGTCGTGGGCTGGTCAATGCAACCCAAGATGCAGGTCGATCTCGTACTCAACGCGTTGCTCATGGCGGTGTGGCGGCGCAAACCAAAGAACCCGGTGTTGGTCCACTCCGACCAAGGAACCCAGTACACGAGTAGCGACTGGCAGAATTTCCTAAAGACGCAAAATCTGCTGTGCAGCATGAGCCGCCGTGGTAATTGCTACGACAACGCTGTCGCAGAGAGCTTCTTCCAACTCTTAAAACGAGAGCGAATCAGACGCAAGACCTACAAGGACCGAGAAGAGGCCCGGCGCGATATCTTCAACTACATCGAAATGTTCTACAACCCGGTTCGCCGTCACGGTTACAATGACAACCTGTCGCCAATGGAGTTCGAAAGGCGCCATTTCAGCAAAACCCAGAGTGTCTAG
- a CDS encoding SO_0444 family Cu/Zn efflux transporter, translating to MFDMIIGILLASWRLLVEAAPFVLFGFFAAGLLKAFVPEDFVARHLGHSSVGSVIKASLFGVPLPLCSCGVIPAAVGLRKHGASNGASAAFLISTPETGVDSIAITYALLDPIMTVLRPLAAFFTATVTGLCINLLPADQATEEAIDEEEADSCCKSNCCEEHHHHPENLRQKLGAGLKFAFGDLLGDIGKWLLIGILISGIISFFVPETFFLRYLSGEYTSLLAMLLIGIPIYICASASTPIAAALVLKGLSPGAALVFLLAGPATNAATLTVIGRFWGKKVTVIYLAAIAGCSLFAGWLLNRIYAWTGASISDWVSKGEEHTDSPLAIFWTLLLLVLIVRSLWKNPGHH from the coding sequence ATGTTCGATATGATCATCGGAATTTTATTGGCTAGCTGGCGCTTGCTCGTCGAGGCCGCCCCCTTCGTGCTGTTCGGATTTTTTGCCGCGGGCCTGCTCAAAGCCTTTGTCCCTGAAGACTTTGTCGCCCGACACCTTGGCCACAGCAGCGTCGGCTCAGTCATCAAAGCCTCCCTGTTCGGCGTCCCGCTGCCCCTCTGTTCCTGCGGTGTCATCCCTGCGGCCGTCGGGCTACGTAAACACGGAGCCAGCAACGGTGCCTCGGCAGCCTTTCTGATCTCGACACCCGAAACGGGAGTCGATTCCATCGCCATTACCTATGCCCTGCTCGATCCCATTATGACGGTATTGCGACCTCTCGCGGCTTTTTTTACCGCCACCGTAACAGGGCTCTGCATCAACCTATTGCCAGCCGATCAGGCCACCGAAGAAGCTATTGATGAGGAAGAAGCCGACAGCTGCTGCAAGAGCAACTGCTGTGAAGAGCATCACCACCACCCGGAAAACCTGCGGCAAAAACTTGGCGCCGGTCTGAAATTCGCTTTCGGCGATCTGCTGGGCGATATCGGCAAATGGCTGTTAATCGGTATTCTGATCAGCGGCATCATCAGCTTCTTTGTCCCGGAGACCTTCTTCCTGCGCTATCTCAGCGGGGAATACACCTCGCTGTTGGCCATGCTGCTGATCGGCATCCCTATCTACATCTGCGCCAGTGCCTCCACCCCGATCGCTGCGGCCCTGGTACTCAAAGGCCTCTCTCCCGGTGCGGCGCTGGTATTTCTCCTTGCAGGGCCGGCCACCAATGCTGCCACCCTGACCGTAATCGGCCGGTTCTGGGGCAAAAAGGTAACGGTCATCTACCTGGCTGCCATCGCCGGCTGCTCACTGTTTGCGGGTTGGTTGCTCAATCGTATTTACGCCTGGACCGGTGCCAGCATCAGCGACTGGGTCTCTAAAGGGGAAGAACACACAGATTCACCACTGGCTATATTCTGGACCCTGCTGCTTTTAGTTCTTATCGTTCGCAGCCTGTGGAAAAACCCAGGCCACCATTAA
- a CDS encoding sigma-54 interaction domain-containing protein has translation MAEGDQTYTESCLPVAAPDLVVAETVDGRWQVVSVSEQLAAFFGLTVKEMQHRLLGSSLADTEPSLLGLAREVAAGDVPLRDVRVRFPGGGRPVMVAEAASGLSEDFSRRRVYFHFRPLSSSEKDQALVQHGMVGVSPIMREVFRKIALYAPVDASAVVTGETGTGKELVARALHDSSLRRDGPYVAVNCSAISEELLESELFGHEKGAFTGALRTHRGRFERADGGTLFLDEIGDMPLHTQTKLLRVLEEGVVERVGAERERCVDVRIVAATNVPLEKAVGRGRFRADLYHRLSVLRIHLPALRERPEDIPALVDHFLRQFSRKYRRTIHRLTPEAITLLQSYLWPGNIRELRNVLERVFIETRSEAIGARAFREWVRERQDFSPGQWDNKESGSIPSPAVMLPHPLASSQAESIGSGDKVLEAEYASDRTPSRRSTRPANLSETAIRRAYQAAEGNLAAAARLLGIHRATLYRYLKKLDISREDLQG, from the coding sequence ATGGCGGAGGGTGATCAGACATATACGGAGAGTTGCCTGCCGGTGGCGGCGCCCGACCTGGTCGTTGCAGAAACGGTTGATGGGAGATGGCAGGTAGTTTCCGTCTCCGAGCAATTGGCGGCGTTTTTTGGTCTGACCGTTAAGGAGATGCAGCATCGCCTTTTGGGCTCTTCTTTGGCCGACACGGAGCCCTCTTTGTTGGGGTTGGCACGGGAGGTGGCAGCCGGTGATGTTCCGTTAAGGGATGTGCGCGTCCGCTTTCCCGGAGGCGGCCGGCCGGTAATGGTTGCCGAGGCGGCCAGTGGTTTAAGTGAGGACTTTAGTCGCCGAAGGGTGTATTTCCATTTTCGCCCCTTGTCTTCTAGTGAAAAGGATCAAGCGCTTGTTCAGCACGGCATGGTCGGCGTCAGTCCCATCATGCGTGAGGTTTTTCGTAAGATCGCTCTCTATGCGCCTGTCGATGCTTCTGCCGTGGTGACCGGTGAGACCGGTACGGGCAAAGAACTGGTAGCCCGAGCTCTGCACGACAGCAGTTTGCGACGGGACGGACCCTATGTGGCGGTCAACTGCTCAGCTATTTCCGAAGAGTTGCTTGAGTCGGAACTGTTCGGCCATGAAAAGGGGGCTTTTACAGGGGCTTTGCGCACTCATCGCGGGCGTTTTGAGAGGGCCGATGGCGGCACCTTGTTTCTGGATGAAATTGGTGACATGCCGTTGCACACCCAGACCAAATTGTTGCGGGTTCTGGAGGAAGGAGTTGTTGAGCGAGTCGGAGCGGAACGGGAGCGATGCGTCGACGTGCGTATCGTGGCGGCGACCAACGTGCCCCTGGAGAAGGCGGTTGGCCGGGGTCGCTTTCGGGCCGATCTCTATCATCGTCTGTCGGTGTTGCGGATTCATTTGCCGGCTCTGCGCGAGCGTCCTGAAGATATCCCGGCCCTGGTCGACCACTTTCTACGCCAGTTCAGTCGCAAGTACCGGCGTACTATCCATCGCCTTACCCCTGAAGCTATCACCCTTTTGCAGTCCTATCTGTGGCCCGGCAATATACGGGAGCTGCGCAACGTGCTCGAGCGGGTTTTTATCGAAACCCGTTCTGAAGCCATTGGCGCCAGGGCTTTTCGGGAATGGGTTCGGGAACGCCAGGATTTTTCACCTGGTCAGTGGGATAATAAGGAGAGCGGTTCAATTCCCAGTCCCGCGGTCATGCTGCCTCACCCCCTGGCTTCGTCGCAGGCCGAATCGATTGGGTCCGGTGACAAGGTGCTCGAGGCCGAATACGCATCCGATCGCACCCCTTCTCGCCGATCAACACGTCCGGCCAATTTGAGCGAAACGGCTATACGCCGTGCCTACCAAGCTGCAGAGGGCAATCTTGCTGCGGCTGCCCGCCTGCTTGGCATTCATCGCGCCACCCTTTATCGCTATCTGAAAAAACTGGATATTTCTCGAGAGGATTTGCAGGGCTAA